The Nonlabens spongiae genome contains a region encoding:
- a CDS encoding GIY-YIG nuclease family protein, with the protein MSKKQTLEDIFKDDEFGILDSRPITSNVKSEDERLIESFQEINTFYEKHHREPEATNVTEFKLLSRLKALRNDTKKTEILKPYDSHNLLNTNEEVKSVADIINDDDLGLLDTEETLSIFKIKNVPNSNERAETDFVARRKPMSDKNFAPYEVQFKQVQQDLKVGKRRLKKFQDVEQNLYSGNYYVLDGVLLFLEDDGIETRKLGTTERKDGRTTIVFENGTKSNMYYRSLSKSLYTNGSIVSETDEDVEKELFDNANLVNEEDAESGWIYVLKSKSIDENISSIQDLYKIGFSTVPIQERVKNASKEATYLFADVTIVSGYKCYNLNAQKFESLIHRFFAEVCLDIDIHDDRGRRIMPREWFVVPLNIIDKVIKLILSGDIVNYKYDSTNQRLVGK; encoded by the coding sequence ATGAGTAAAAAGCAAACATTAGAAGATATATTTAAAGACGATGAGTTTGGAATCTTAGATTCTAGACCCATAACCTCTAATGTAAAATCTGAAGATGAACGCTTGATTGAATCTTTTCAAGAGATAAACACTTTTTACGAAAAACACCACAGAGAGCCAGAAGCCACAAATGTCACAGAATTCAAATTGCTTTCAAGATTGAAAGCTTTGAGAAATGATACCAAAAAAACAGAAATTTTAAAACCATACGACAGCCACAACCTTCTTAACACAAATGAGGAAGTTAAGTCTGTTGCTGACATCATCAACGATGATGATTTGGGGTTATTGGATACAGAAGAAACCTTATCAATTTTCAAAATAAAAAATGTTCCTAATTCAAACGAACGTGCCGAGACTGATTTTGTAGCCAGAAGGAAGCCTATGAGTGATAAGAATTTTGCACCTTATGAAGTACAGTTCAAACAAGTACAGCAAGATTTAAAAGTTGGAAAACGCAGATTGAAGAAGTTTCAAGATGTAGAGCAAAATCTTTATAGTGGTAATTATTATGTTCTTGATGGTGTGCTATTATTTTTAGAAGACGATGGGATTGAAACAAGAAAACTAGGGACGACTGAAAGGAAAGATGGAAGAACTACTATTGTTTTTGAAAATGGAACTAAAAGCAATATGTATTATCGTTCATTATCTAAATCCCTATACACTAACGGAAGTATAGTATCAGAAACCGATGAAGATGTAGAAAAGGAACTTTTTGACAATGCTAATTTAGTAAATGAAGAAGATGCTGAATCGGGTTGGATCTATGTACTCAAATCAAAATCTATCGATGAAAACATATCCTCTATTCAAGATCTGTATAAGATAGGATTTTCAACTGTACCAATTCAGGAACGTGTAAAGAATGCTTCTAAGGAAGCCACTTATTTATTTGCAGATGTAACAATTGTTTCTGGATATAAATGTTACAATTTGAATGCTCAAAAGTTTGAAAGTCTTATTCATAGGTTCTTTGCAGAAGTTTGTTTAGATATTGATATACATGATGATCGAGGTCGAAGAATTATGCCCAGAGAGTGGTTTGTAGTTCCCCTCAATATAATTGATAAGGTAATTAAGCTGATCCTATCTGGAGATATAGTTAATTACAAATATGATTCTACAAATCAGAGATTAGTTGGGAAATAG
- a CDS encoding tetratricopeptide repeat-containing sensor histidine kinase: MLLKSLDSLERKPAKSIDTEIYLWTIKSAIEYKLGELRESEASSINVLKMMDSSEESGWMNFARIRTYNILGILKKELVEYEKSLKYYRKVLTLTDDPAYLAGVYGNIGLVYTKLEEYNLAISHYEKALNLSENLDKPELTARFLDDLGHAESMLDLSNAESTLLNSLKIRDSLDLKEGEIYSHLHLSEHYFRNEDKSKALFHSENALQIAQESKLIPLELSALENLLKLEDERATQRFAFLSDSLKRVEQSSSNKFAEIRYGVALKEREAEQLRTKNRYYFLIFSTIIIVVVFTSILIYNRSRQRNKIAVMNESINTEKRISARMHDEIANDLYHTMLGLQKVVPENESLLNNLDHIYNRVRDISRDNSPLDPDSNFSKDLEDLFIAYKNSEVNILTLNLGKMDWSKLKAHEKTNLYRVLQELLTNMKKHSGATHVVFMFSQNDDTIKISYQDNGMGSDILKGNGLLNIKNRIKSIDGSVTFESEKGHGFKAAIIL; this comes from the coding sequence TTGCTTCTGAAAAGTTTAGATTCCCTTGAAAGAAAACCTGCTAAAAGTATTGATACTGAAATATATTTATGGACAATTAAATCTGCCATAGAATACAAATTAGGCGAGTTGAGGGAAAGTGAAGCAAGTTCTATTAATGTGTTGAAGATGATGGACAGTTCAGAGGAATCGGGCTGGATGAACTTCGCTCGTATAAGAACTTATAATATACTTGGAATTTTAAAAAAAGAATTGGTAGAATATGAGAAGTCTCTGAAGTATTATCGTAAAGTATTAACCTTAACAGACGATCCTGCCTATTTAGCTGGTGTTTATGGTAATATAGGGCTCGTATATACTAAGTTAGAGGAATATAATTTAGCTATTTCTCATTATGAGAAAGCTTTAAATCTTTCAGAAAATCTAGATAAGCCAGAGCTTACAGCTAGATTTTTAGATGATTTAGGTCACGCTGAATCAATGCTTGATCTCTCGAACGCCGAATCTACACTGCTGAATTCTTTGAAAATACGTGATAGTTTGGATTTGAAGGAAGGTGAAATTTACAGTCATTTACATCTTTCAGAACATTACTTTAGAAATGAGGATAAATCCAAGGCTCTTTTTCATTCAGAAAATGCACTCCAAATTGCACAAGAGAGCAAATTGATACCACTTGAATTATCGGCTCTTGAAAATCTCTTAAAACTTGAAGATGAAAGAGCAACTCAAAGATTTGCCTTTCTTAGTGATAGTCTAAAACGCGTGGAGCAGAGCAGCTCCAACAAATTTGCCGAAATACGATACGGTGTTGCATTAAAAGAAAGAGAGGCCGAGCAGTTGAGAACCAAAAATAGATACTATTTCCTGATTTTCTCAACGATTATTATCGTTGTTGTGTTCACCTCTATACTTATTTATAACCGTAGCCGACAACGTAATAAGATTGCTGTTATGAACGAAAGCATAAATACTGAGAAGCGCATCTCGGCAAGAATGCACGACGAGATCGCAAACGACCTTTATCATACTATGCTCGGGCTACAAAAAGTTGTACCAGAAAACGAGAGCCTTTTAAATAATTTAGATCACATCTATAACCGAGTGAGAGACATTTCCCGAGATAATAGCCCGCTAGATCCTGACAGCAATTTCAGTAAGGATTTAGAAGATCTTTTTATTGCTTACAAAAATTCAGAAGTAAATATTTTGACTCTAAATTTAGGAAAAATGGACTGGTCAAAATTAAAGGCTCATGAAAAAACCAATCTTTATCGGGTTTTGCAAGAACTATTGACTAACATGAAAAAGCATAGTGGTGCCACACATGTGGTATTTATGTTTTCTCAAAACGATGATACGATCAAAATTTCCTATCAGGACAATGGCATGGGATCTGATATTTTGAAAGGAAATGGTTTACTCAACATTAAAAACCGTATCAAATCCATCGATGGTTCTGTTACCTTTGAGTCTGAGAAAGGTCACGGCTTTAAAGCCGCGATTATTTTATAA
- the ctlX gene encoding citrulline utilization hydrolase CtlX has protein sequence MKQITDTVFMVRPVRFRLNEQTAVNNFYQDEDAEINDQNSKAQKEFDAFAKALQSKGINVIIIEDDNKHDTPDSIFPNNWISTHENGDVVLYPMFAENRRLERRPEVLDTLEEQGFKISNVLDYSSAEEEGVYLEGTGSLLLDRQNELAYCSLSDRAHEELLIEFCEDMEYTPVIFTANQSVGDQRMPIYHTNVMMALGEQFAVVCLDSVDDKKERKNLLRNIKESGKEVIAITEQQVASFAGNMMQVHNNKGERYLVMSDQAYRSLTGEQIQKLSIYNEIIHPDITTIETLGGGSVRCMMAEVFLPKS, from the coding sequence ATGAAGCAAATTACAGATACCGTTTTTATGGTCCGTCCGGTGCGTTTCCGGTTGAATGAACAGACTGCCGTAAATAATTTTTACCAAGATGAAGATGCTGAGATCAATGATCAAAACAGCAAGGCGCAGAAAGAGTTTGACGCTTTCGCGAAAGCGTTACAATCAAAAGGCATTAACGTCATCATCATAGAAGACGATAACAAACACGATACGCCAGACTCCATATTTCCTAATAACTGGATATCTACGCACGAGAATGGGGACGTCGTTCTCTATCCCATGTTTGCAGAGAATCGTAGACTTGAAAGGAGACCGGAGGTTCTTGACACCCTAGAGGAGCAAGGATTTAAAATAAGCAACGTTTTAGATTACTCCAGCGCAGAGGAAGAGGGTGTTTATCTAGAAGGAACAGGTAGTTTATTGCTGGATCGCCAGAACGAGCTGGCTTATTGCTCTCTTTCAGATCGTGCCCATGAAGAGTTGCTGATAGAATTTTGCGAGGATATGGAATACACTCCCGTAATATTTACTGCAAATCAAAGTGTGGGTGACCAGCGTATGCCTATATATCACACAAATGTGATGATGGCGCTGGGAGAGCAATTTGCTGTAGTTTGTCTCGATAGTGTTGATGATAAAAAAGAACGGAAAAACCTTCTGAGAAACATCAAAGAAAGCGGTAAAGAGGTGATCGCTATTACAGAACAACAAGTAGCCTCTTTTGCAGGTAATATGATGCAGGTTCACAATAATAAAGGAGAACGCTATCTAGTGATGAGTGATCAAGCTTATAGATCTTTAACAGGTGAGCAAATTCAAAAGTTGAGTATTTATAATGAGATCATTCATCCAGACATTACTACAATTGAAACTTTAGGTGGGGGATCTGTAAGGTGTATGATGGCAGAGGTCTTTCTTCCAAAATCTTGA
- a CDS encoding SDR family oxidoreductase — protein MKVLLSGANGYIGVRLLYELLKADHEVVCAVRSADRLSVPQDIKDQVEIVEIDFLKLKDHNPIPQDIEAAYYLIHSMTSSTENFDEMESESAENFVKLNSETSCRQVIYLSGIVNEEELSKHLLSRKRVEEILRSGDYSLTVLRAGIIVGSGSSSFEIIRDLCEKLPIMITPRWVNTKTHPIAIRNVMSFLIGVLGRDDCMNEGYDIGGDSVLTYKEMMQGYAKNRKLKLAIITVPVMTPKLSSYWLYFVTSTSYKLAQNLVNSMKVEVVAKPNDLAERLGIELFTYQEALEMAFAKIEQNQVASSWKDSMVSGRFRKSLNKYKKVPEYGVVRDAQKMKTNEPEKALERIWSIGGKNGYYYADFLWRIRGALDKLMGGVGLRRGRTNQNTIFSGDALDFWRVLVADKEEKRLLLFAEMKVPGEAWLEFEIDDDNVIHQTATFRPRGLKGRLYWYSMLPFHYFIFHGMIKHIAGAK, from the coding sequence ATGAAAGTTTTACTTTCCGGTGCAAACGGCTACATAGGAGTACGGTTGCTATACGAACTTCTCAAGGCAGATCACGAGGTGGTTTGTGCTGTGCGCAGTGCTGATAGACTCTCCGTACCGCAAGATATTAAGGATCAGGTTGAGATCGTGGAAATCGACTTTTTAAAATTAAAAGACCATAATCCCATACCGCAAGACATTGAGGCGGCCTACTACCTCATCCACTCCATGACCTCGAGTACTGAGAATTTTGACGAGATGGAGTCTGAAAGTGCTGAGAATTTTGTCAAACTGAACAGCGAGACTTCTTGCAGACAGGTCATTTACCTCTCAGGCATCGTTAATGAGGAGGAGCTGAGTAAACATTTGCTTTCGCGAAAGCGGGTAGAAGAAATACTGCGTTCTGGTGATTATAGTTTAACGGTTTTAAGAGCCGGAATCATCGTAGGTAGCGGAAGCAGCAGTTTTGAAATTATACGCGATCTGTGTGAAAAATTGCCCATCATGATTACTCCCAGATGGGTCAATACAAAGACGCACCCGATTGCCATCAGGAACGTGATGAGTTTTTTGATAGGCGTTTTGGGCCGGGACGACTGCATGAATGAGGGCTATGATATAGGCGGTGATAGTGTACTGACTTACAAGGAAATGATGCAAGGGTATGCAAAAAACCGAAAGCTCAAGCTCGCCATCATTACCGTGCCTGTGATGACCCCTAAATTGAGTAGTTACTGGCTGTATTTTGTGACCAGTACCAGTTATAAATTGGCTCAAAATCTGGTCAACAGCATGAAGGTTGAAGTGGTTGCAAAACCAAATGATCTCGCAGAACGACTGGGAATCGAGCTATTTACCTATCAAGAGGCGCTGGAAATGGCTTTCGCCAAAATCGAGCAAAATCAGGTTGCCAGCAGCTGGAAAGACAGTATGGTAAGCGGTAGGTTTAGAAAAAGCTTGAATAAGTATAAAAAAGTTCCAGAATATGGTGTTGTGCGCGATGCTCAGAAAATGAAAACTAATGAGCCAGAGAAAGCGCTAGAACGCATCTGGTCCATAGGTGGTAAGAATGGCTATTATTATGCAGACTTCTTATGGCGCATACGCGGTGCACTAGACAAGCTCATGGGCGGTGTGGGATTGAGGCGTGGACGCACCAACCAAAACACGATTTTCTCTGGGGATGCACTGGATTTCTGGCGGGTTCTCGTCGCTGATAAAGAAGAAAAAAGACTACTTTTATTTGCAGAAATGAAAGTACCAGGAGAAGCCTGGCTGGAATTTGAGATAGACGATGATAACGTCATTCATCAAACCGCCACCTTCAGACCGCGAGGACTAAAGGGCAGGCTCTACTGGTACTCCATGCTTCCCTTCCATTATTTCATCTTTCATGGTATGATTAAACATATTGCTGGCGCAAAATGA
- a CDS encoding DNA-binding response regulator, with the protein MFQKVLVAEDLGSIGFSVVEMLGQMGVTQVDHVLFCDDAYQKLMYAQQIGKPYDLFISDLSFGPDFKSDDIQNGMHLIKRIREQMEIKTIVYSIDNNLQKVRMLVDKYEIDAYVSKGRKGPEELKKAIRMVEEDDVYYSKDVLSAFIDHRDRDINDYDIKLLQLMSEGNSKQEISAILNQQNIEPNSVSVIDRCQRRLLMIFDAKNDAHLIGIVKDLGLI; encoded by the coding sequence ATGTTTCAAAAAGTTTTGGTTGCAGAGGATTTAGGCAGTATTGGCTTCAGCGTAGTTGAGATGTTAGGTCAAATGGGCGTGACTCAAGTAGATCACGTACTCTTTTGTGATGATGCCTATCAGAAGCTTATGTATGCTCAACAAATCGGTAAACCTTATGACCTTTTTATTTCTGACTTGAGTTTTGGTCCTGATTTTAAAAGTGATGATATCCAAAACGGTATGCACTTGATTAAAAGAATTCGAGAGCAAATGGAAATTAAAACAATTGTATACTCCATTGATAATAATCTACAAAAAGTCCGCATGCTCGTTGATAAATATGAAATCGACGCGTACGTGTCCAAGGGTAGAAAAGGTCCTGAAGAACTAAAAAAAGCTATCAGAATGGTGGAAGAGGATGATGTCTACTACTCAAAGGATGTACTTTCTGCCTTCATAGATCACAGAGACCGTGACATTAATGATTATGACATCAAATTGCTCCAACTCATGTCTGAAGGGAACTCTAAGCAAGAAATCAGTGCGATTTTAAACCAACAGAATATTGAGCCCAATAGTGTGAGTGTAATCGATCGATGTCAGCGAAGACTACTTATGATTTTTGATGCCAAAAATGATGCGCATCTTATTGGGATCGTAAAAGACTTGGGGTTGATTTAA
- a CDS encoding tetratricopeptide repeat-containing sensor histidine kinase, with the protein MILCRIIIVLVCLFFNSNSVAQDVITRAENIQSAILNASDRSEILKYYGEIIQIVDSLDHHGNNYIDGRIYTWSIKSHIEHELGEVLQSEASSIRALELLDSVENSDWRQLAKLKTYNQLGMLKMNTADPEKSILYYDKVVALTNDPIYLAIAYSNLGISYYILGEYAKALQYFEDALALKDFSKNFRLEARIFQGIGRTKSAMNLPEAESILLKSLNLSDSLNFEDQLYWSHLRLSQHYLKNDKIIKAKTHGSKALQFADSIGLVTLQLTALENLLHLEDVETANRYVILKDSLDRANQINSNKFAEVRYGVALKEREAQQLRLKNEYNTFIFIVVTVVILLISLLLYYRIRQRNRLALIQETIKTENRISKKNHDEIANDLYHTMVKMDKEQLQDAQLINEMDYIYHRVRDISNENSQIDLGKDFSISIKNLLLDYKNDSVNITALNLRTIDWAGLTLEDRTNLYRVLQELLTNMKKHSHATHVAFSFQQTCKQIKISYQDNGKVADFKKGNGITNMENRINAMNGAITFESENGNGFKAVITI; encoded by the coding sequence ATGATTTTATGTAGAATTATAATTGTTTTAGTCTGCCTTTTCTTTAACTCAAACAGTGTTGCTCAAGATGTGATTACTAGGGCAGAAAACATTCAATCAGCCATCCTTAATGCCTCAGATAGATCTGAGATATTGAAATATTACGGAGAGATTATTCAAATTGTAGATTCGCTTGATCATCATGGTAATAATTATATTGATGGAAGAATCTATACGTGGTCAATCAAATCTCACATTGAACATGAATTAGGAGAGGTCCTTCAAAGCGAAGCCAGTTCTATCAGAGCATTAGAGCTTTTGGATAGTGTCGAAAATTCAGATTGGCGCCAACTTGCCAAACTCAAGACCTATAACCAGTTAGGTATGTTGAAAATGAATACGGCCGATCCTGAAAAATCCATTTTATATTATGACAAAGTCGTTGCCTTAACAAACGACCCTATTTATTTAGCGATAGCGTATAGCAACTTAGGTATTTCGTATTACATATTAGGTGAGTATGCTAAAGCATTGCAGTATTTTGAAGATGCCTTAGCTTTAAAAGATTTTTCAAAAAACTTCAGATTAGAAGCTAGAATTTTTCAAGGTATAGGTAGAACTAAATCAGCCATGAACTTACCGGAAGCAGAGTCGATTCTGCTAAAATCCTTGAATTTGAGTGATAGTTTAAATTTTGAAGACCAATTGTACTGGAGTCACCTGCGACTTTCTCAACACTATTTAAAAAACGATAAAATTATTAAAGCAAAGACCCATGGATCTAAGGCTTTGCAGTTTGCAGATAGCATTGGGCTTGTCACACTACAATTAACAGCATTAGAGAATTTATTACACCTTGAGGATGTCGAAACTGCTAATCGCTATGTGATTCTCAAAGATAGTTTAGATAGAGCAAATCAAATCAACTCTAACAAATTCGCCGAAGTCCGTTATGGAGTGGCGCTTAAAGAGCGAGAAGCCCAGCAACTACGTCTGAAAAATGAGTATAACACATTCATCTTTATCGTGGTCACCGTGGTGATCTTGCTCATCTCTCTGCTTTTATATTACAGAATTAGACAGCGCAACAGACTCGCATTAATACAAGAAACGATTAAAACTGAAAACCGTATTTCCAAAAAAAATCATGATGAGATAGCAAACGACCTCTATCATACCATGGTTAAAATGGATAAAGAGCAATTGCAAGATGCCCAGCTCATAAATGAAATGGACTACATCTATCATCGTGTACGGGATATCTCAAATGAGAATAGCCAGATAGATTTAGGGAAAGATTTTTCCATTTCAATTAAGAATCTGCTATTAGATTATAAAAATGATTCTGTAAATATTACTGCTCTGAATCTCAGAACAATAGATTGGGCAGGTCTCACATTAGAAGACCGTACTAATCTGTATCGCGTTCTACAAGAACTCCTGACCAACATGAAAAAGCATAGTCATGCAACTCACGTTGCTTTTTCATTTCAGCAAACCTGCAAGCAGATTAAAATCTCATATCAAGATAATGGTAAAGTTGCTGATTTTAAGAAAGGTAATGGAATCACAAATATGGAAAACCGTATTAATGCTATGAATGGAGCAATTACATTTGAATCAGAGAATGGAAATGGTTTCAAAGCTGTTATAACGATTTGA
- a CDS encoding M61 family metallopeptidase, with the protein MKYVFSSVLAILLLTGCSSTKQKKNDLATANPIMTSMDLTMVVNDKLPVTINPGRFTQDMVTYRLPRVVQGTYSVSDFGKYVDDLVAYDYTGKEMAVNRADDNTWTVANAQDLDYITYLVNDTFDIEQTGGIGNEQPFSPSGTNIEDSNYVLNLHGFIGYFDSLKNNAYNLDVTAPADFVRTSALQEVATSMSEDGSKMTTSYRADRYFDITDNPMMYGKLDVEEFMVGDIKIVLSVYSPNGTHTAASQKDNMFKTMQAQKAYLGDINSTARYDIYLYLSDGSETAPKGFGALEHHTSTVVVLPEMMDSERLASSMTDVVAHEFFHIVTPLSVHSEDVHYFDYNQPTFSKHLWMYEGVTEYFAQHFQVAEGLVTPDEFYQEIMGKIASSMNYDDAMSFTTMSENILEEPYKDNYINVYSKGALIGMCIDIMMREESHGNRSMLSLMKELSTKYGKDKPFADDSLIEEITKMTYPSIGEFLRTHVAGDTPIDYEKFFNKAGLMLAEEEVETTYIFAGGQNIIFDADRERQLIKFSAMALENSFWREQKVQADDIILKINGSDLNLANAQTVIGQVFQWKAGDEITYTIERDGKKIERKATLTTPMATSKSLVEDPDATAEQIAVRKAWLNI; encoded by the coding sequence ATGAAATATGTATTTTCCTCAGTTCTCGCAATTTTATTGTTGACGGGCTGTAGTTCCACAAAACAGAAAAAAAATGATCTTGCCACGGCAAATCCCATTATGACTTCCATGGATCTTACCATGGTTGTCAATGATAAATTACCGGTCACGATTAACCCAGGTAGATTTACTCAAGATATGGTTACTTATAGATTGCCTAGAGTTGTTCAAGGGACTTATTCTGTGAGTGATTTTGGTAAATATGTGGACGATCTCGTAGCCTATGATTATACTGGGAAAGAGATGGCTGTTAACAGAGCAGATGACAACACATGGACTGTGGCAAATGCCCAAGACTTAGATTACATTACTTATTTAGTAAATGATACATTTGATATCGAGCAAACAGGCGGAATAGGGAATGAGCAGCCATTTTCTCCATCAGGAACGAATATTGAAGATTCAAATTATGTTTTAAACCTTCATGGTTTCATAGGGTATTTTGATTCTCTTAAAAATAACGCATACAACCTAGACGTTACCGCTCCAGCTGATTTTGTGCGTACATCAGCATTGCAAGAGGTGGCAACATCAATGTCTGAAGATGGCTCAAAAATGACAACTAGCTATCGTGCTGATCGTTATTTTGATATTACAGATAATCCTATGATGTATGGGAAGCTCGATGTTGAGGAATTTATGGTAGGAGATATTAAAATCGTCCTAAGCGTTTATTCTCCTAATGGAACTCACACTGCTGCTAGTCAAAAGGATAACATGTTTAAAACCATGCAAGCGCAGAAAGCTTACCTAGGGGACATCAACAGCACAGCTCGTTATGATATCTACCTGTACCTATCAGATGGGTCTGAGACTGCCCCCAAAGGCTTCGGAGCTCTGGAACACCATACATCTACCGTTGTAGTGCTTCCAGAGATGATGGATTCAGAACGATTAGCTTCTAGCATGACAGATGTTGTTGCTCATGAGTTTTTCCACATCGTTACTCCGCTTTCTGTACATTCAGAAGACGTACATTATTTTGATTATAATCAGCCCACCTTCTCAAAGCACTTGTGGATGTATGAAGGTGTTACTGAGTATTTTGCTCAACACTTCCAGGTTGCTGAAGGACTTGTAACTCCAGATGAATTCTATCAGGAGATCATGGGTAAGATCGCTAGTTCCATGAATTATGATGACGCGATGAGTTTTACTACAATGAGTGAAAACATTCTTGAAGAACCTTATAAGGACAATTACATCAACGTGTATTCAAAAGGAGCTTTGATAGGAATGTGCATAGACATCATGATGCGTGAAGAGAGTCATGGAAACCGCAGTATGTTGAGCTTGATGAAAGAGCTTTCTACTAAATATGGAAAGGACAAGCCCTTTGCCGACGATTCCTTGATCGAGGAAATCACTAAAATGACGTATCCATCGATAGGAGAGTTTTTAAGAACTCACGTAGCAGGTGATACACCTATCGACTACGAGAAGTTTTTTAATAAAGCAGGCTTGATGCTGGCTGAAGAAGAAGTGGAGACTACTTATATTTTCGCTGGAGGACAAAACATCATCTTTGATGCAGATCGCGAGCGCCAGTTGATCAAATTCAGCGCTATGGCTCTTGAAAACTCATTCTGGAGAGAGCAGAAAGTTCAGGCAGATGATATAATCCTGAAGATCAACGGCTCAGATCTGAATCTTGCAAACGCTCAAACTGTAATAGGTCAAGTATTTCAATGGAAAGCTGGCGATGAAATTACTTATACCATAGAACGTGATGGCAAGAAGATCGAGAGAAAGGCTACACTTACCACGCCTATGGCAACAAGTAAAAGTTTAGTTGAAGACCCAGATGCAACTGCTGAGCAAATTGCAGTCAGAAAAGCCTGGTTGAATATCTAA
- a CDS encoding response regulator transcription factor has protein sequence MILKTLISEDLGSIGLSVIELLNSLGAETVDHVQYCDEAYLKLIKARKDGLPYRLLITDLSFVPDHRKTTIHSGEQLLQKIKDFTDLKVIVYSVDKRLHKVRALVEHCNIDAFVCKGRRGPADLKKAVVAVSNDEKYFSKEVHNALSDHDELEIDDYDIQLMSLLAAGKSKQEIKSNFDLNNISPSSISSIEKRQNRLLIQFNARNATHLVGIVKDLGII, from the coding sequence TTGATTCTAAAAACTCTTATATCCGAAGATCTAGGTAGTATTGGCTTGAGTGTGATTGAATTGCTCAACAGCTTAGGGGCGGAAACCGTCGATCACGTACAGTATTGTGATGAAGCCTATTTGAAATTGATCAAGGCCCGAAAAGATGGACTACCTTATCGACTCCTTATTACAGATTTGAGTTTTGTACCAGATCATAGAAAAACTACAATTCATTCTGGCGAACAGCTTTTACAAAAAATTAAAGATTTTACTGATCTCAAGGTTATTGTCTATTCTGTAGATAAACGTTTACATAAGGTAAGAGCACTTGTAGAACATTGTAATATTGATGCATTTGTATGTAAGGGTAGAAGAGGGCCAGCCGATTTGAAGAAAGCTGTGGTTGCGGTGAGTAATGATGAGAAATATTTCTCAAAGGAAGTTCATAATGCCTTGTCAGACCATGATGAACTTGAAATTGATGATTATGATATCCAGTTGATGAGTTTACTTGCTGCTGGAAAATCAAAACAAGAAATCAAGTCAAATTTTGATTTAAATAATATTTCACCATCCAGCATAAGTTCCATTGAAAAAAGGCAAAATAGACTTTTGATCCAGTTTAATGCTCGTAATGCAACCCATCTTGTTGGAATCGTGAAGGATCTAGGCATAATCTAA